The Triticum aestivum cultivar Chinese Spring chromosome 5A, IWGSC CS RefSeq v2.1, whole genome shotgun sequence genomic sequence aacagttcggaccgcaccgaaatatgcaaaattttgtataattttttaaccgttgccacaatatgggttgtaatgctaacaaaaagaatatgggctcaaaaaaaccttaagaattagcaaatgggctgtaaattattagaaataatggcagatgggctgtatgatgttttccacagttttgaggcttttctaaaaaaaggttgacgcacaagcactgactgttggatgtccatccagcggccgtcgtgcttctgcaatctctgctcttcctgctccagccgctcaaacaagcgccggcgagactgcctgctccctcctcctcgcggccggctgtgctgccgcgcaggcctcaccgcccgaccgtactcccatcgctggcctagccatccctctactcacccacacctgctgttattctccggagacggcaaacgaaccagtaaaccctcgtatagtcgtactcccctccgcgtgggaaacaactgccgagtcttccctgcctccgtgttgtccccttcctaggcctcactgtcgtccatcgccctggtgctctcggcacggcgtggtcaacatggttaaggaacgacttcgatcggacgtggactgtacgtggagaggctgacagctgggtccacggccgcaacaaggaagtgcctccttattacacgaaaaataatgattcctccacctgacagttgggacccaccggacgggccactgtatttcgaaaaaaatgtttccccctgactgctgggacccaccaactacatcttcgcacgcaaggaagtgcgtccgggcaaaaaaaatgattcgccccctgactgttgggacccaccagctacatcttcgcaggcaaggaagtgcctgacagtcgggacccacctggtcgaagcgtacgtagcattgtcattctgctcgcgaacgtgtacgtacatactggtcgatgtagagacacgcacgtgtcgtagtagaggcgtgcacatagcatgtacacgtacatacagcggccagggtgcaagaaagaaaatacggccacatatgtgtacatacgggcggggtctcgaacgcctattcgcacatacgtacggccatggctcgtgtacatggctgggtcggaacggaaaaatagcgtcgtcttcgtgttcatggggaggcaacggaatgcgtcgtgttcatggggaggcaacggaatgcgccgtgttcatcgggagggcttggacggaacaggcaatggaaatgaggcctggcgtgccgtagaatggaggaaacgtccttgtgttcgaccggccacgttcgaaacgggatcctgttcatcgggaggggtctggcgtaccgcaaaacggagaaaacggacctcctacggtcgaaacgggggtcctgttgatcgggaggggtgtggcgtaccgcaaaacggacgaaacggactagtgttggagtgctacggtcgaaacgggggtcctgttcatcgggaggggtgtggcgtaccgcaaaacaggactccacgggatactgttcatctccaccgtcgaccccctccagcctccacgagctactgttcatccaccgtcgacctcctccagcctccacctgtgactgttcatccacgggctcctgttcatccagcctccaccgcacgctactccaccggctactgttcaaccagccctctccacgggctcctgttcaaccacccctccacgggctactgttcatcctgccctccatcgtctactgttcatcctgccctccacggggtggtcctattcatccggccctccacggggtcctggtcatccagccccaaccggctcgatcgatcggggtcctgttcatccagagacaacaccacggggtcctgttcatccacccccaccgggaactattcatccacccccccacacacacacaacgctcactgttcatccagaggcagcatcgatcggcttcagttagcagcagtagcgaaggaatcgctcgatcgggttcagttaacagccatcgattgatcgctcgggttcagtaacgtgtagcctgcagtgcaatcgctcgggttcagttagagcccaacgcctcgctcgggttcagttagagccaacgcctcgcacacacgcgcgtacgtgtacgagagaaacgcgcatcgctcggcccccgacctcccaccgtaaccgggaactccccgaaattttcctccccctcgcttctaccacggttttttccatcatggacggcccaaataatgtcatgcagctgcgtctccggtccgcccaggacgaaaagcccattttctgtcatgattttttgtcatagaagtaagagcccaccacatctatgatgataccgggttttgtcacaattatcgtcatagaagtgtcatatgtatgacaaaaaaaattcgttcggcccaaaatgtcacggatgtgtcttttttttgtagtgaaggcatgcattgtattgttaccatcgaggataacaagatggggtttttatcatattgcatgaatttatcccgctacatcatgtcatcttgcttaaggcgttgctctgttcttatgaacttaatactctagatgcatgttggatagcggtcgatgtgtggagtaatagtaatagatgcaggcaggaatcggtctacttgtctcggacgtgatgcctatatacatgatcatacctagatattctcataactatgctcaattctgttaattgctcaacagtaatttattcacccaccgtaaaatacatatactcttgagagaagccactagtgaaacctatggcccccgggtctatcttcatcatattaaatcttccaatacttagttattttcattgccttttattttactttgcatctttatcataaaaataccaaaaatattatcttatcatatctatcagatctcactctcgtaaatgaccgtgtagggattgacaaccccttatcgcgttggttgcgaggatttatttgttttgtgcaggtgtgagggactcgcgtgtagcctcctattggattgataccttggttctcaaaaactgatagaaatacttacgctactttgctgcatcatcctttcctcttcaagggaaaaccaacgcagtgctcaagaggtaggaggtACTAATATTctgcaaagtcaaaaacaagcaaaaaacagtaaCTAGCACTAGGcgctaagttaataggttagtcccaaaaaatgatatattcttgcttgaaagtgtatataaaacattcaagattgataatataatagcataggacaatcaaaaattatagatacgttggagatgtatcattagcataaaacaataaaaaattatagatacgacggagacttatCAGTAAGCAGTCACCAGGATTCTCATGCATGCACTATCAAGCTTCCATGGATCCCGTGTGTGGCAACAAAGCCAAGTGGATACATCAAGATATGTGGGTTAATACTTTTCACACTACGTTGGTCCATATTAGAAGCCAGATAATTATTTAACTAATATATGCATTATTCTAGGATCACTTTATCTGTGAGGATGGGTTCCAGGCTGACACATGCCTACACATGGAGAGAGTTGCGAAGAAAAATCTCCCGGGCATGCATGTTGCATGATGTGCACTACAAGTCCGTGACTAGATTTTATGGTAGGGGTGAAAATGGGAAGCCGATAATGAAGCGGAAGGAAGCGGCGACACAAATCTGGAGCGGAACCAGTACTTGTCAGTAAGTAACATCACTGCTTGCTACTACTAAGATTACCATTGCTTGTTTCTTTTCTTTGTCATATACACATATGATGTATTTTTCTATGTAGGTGAGAGAGAAATGGATACCAGCATATTGTTGGGAGAGGTTGGCGGATATGTGATGCACCCCAATGTGGCAGGAGcaacaaatgaaggaaacagatACTGATGCAGGGCTGACACACGTTCAGGATAGCCACAACCTGACAGGAGGCGGGAACAAGGATGGCCACCACTACCTTGTCGATGGCTCAATCTTCACTCCTCAAATCCCGAGTATTCTCAGCTCCACGTACAAAGCACAAGCTCAAGTGTTTTCGTATGGAGTCGCCTGATGTCTAGTGCGGCTGTGATTGTCATGCTCCAGGTGTGTACCTTTCATACCCATATCTTTACATTCTTGCACTACAACATATTCTTGACATGTGCTTGATGACACATCCTACTATAGCGGTTGTCCACGGTGCAATTGTCACATGGGTCTGATATATTTCGATGGAACCTATATGGAAATGGTCAATTCTCAGTGGAGTCTATGTATAAAGCGTTAATCCATTCTGATGTTTcagttgataataataagaagatctTGAAGATAAAGATACCTCTGAAGAATAAAATTTTTGCATGGTATCTTtgtcgcggagtcattcttactaaagataaccttattaagagaaATTGACATGGAAGTCCGCAATGTGTCTTTTGTCatcatgatgagacaataaaacatttgttcttccaatgcaaattagctcgttctatatggtcagtcatccagatagcttctggcttgtatcctccttgtattgttgctaatgtatttggcaactggttacatgggattgatcacacGTTTAGAACACTTCTTAGGTTGGGAGCGCTTGCCGTTATTTGGTCGTTTTGGCTATATAGAAATGATAAGTTTTTTATTGATAAAAGTACTTCTCAgctgcaggttatctacagatgtatcGGGACTCTTCGTCTATGGTCATCTCTGCAACGCGTGGAGAATCGAGACCtatttacggaggtgtgtacacgattggaggatacggcgagggatacttttaccccaACATGcgtggcagcatgatcttaggattgtcCCACCTCCGCTTTAGGCGTTATACGGACCCTACATATTTCTTAGTATTtcatctttttatttttcttttatgcgaGAGGACTTtatttggttgtgtgcatcttagttgTGCAGAgaccgggtgtaatgcttaaaccttttaagtaataaagcgccccttttcaAAAAAGTTGGAGGCAGAAAGAGCTGCACTAGATAGAGTTGGCGAAAGAAATGAGACAAAGTGAGGAATCCAAGAGAAGGAATGAGGCAGGAAAAAAGAACCTTCAAGACCAAGTAAAGGTTAGTTCTTTTCCATACATTGCCTACAGTATTATCCGATAAAATTCTTTGCCGACAATGCAACCAAAAATAACTGTAGAATTTTTTTGACCATCTCGAGGCTTCGTCGACGTCACCtccccccccctcctcctcctcctcctcctctggcaccACCATAACCCTGAGGTCGTGTCGGCAAATATGTTTGTGTCATATGGTTGTGTGACAGATGGTGAACTTGTTTATTTTTATGACAATGAACGTGCAGTGTATGTGTGTGAATTGATGATGTTATGGTATGTGATGTGAATGATGATGATATGTGAGACAATAAACTTGTGATGTCctgatatgtactccctctgttccataataaTTATCATGATTTTAGTTCAAACTAAAACCATTACTATTATGgagtggagggagtatatatgaatTGCTACATCTTTGAATTGTAAGGCTTTTGGGGAACAAAGTGTAAAAAAAGTACAACTGAGAAGCTTTGCTGAGTGCACTCGAcaaaggccctgtttggatactatAACTCTGTTAGagattagagttagattctaaccctgaactaactttatttaaagaggtgtttggatgacagacttagatggagcgcggatacggcgaggctcCTTCATGGACGgtgcgagagagagggagggagaggacgagaagatTCGAGGAAATGGTGAGGGATCTGTTGCGGCGAGAGCAAGAGAAAAAAATGTTTTTTAGTGGTTccaagaagaactaacccaaataagcacctcttgggtggggtTAGATTTTTTGAatgagttagatgcatctaacccaaactaaccctcctgtttgaatatttttgggttagttgagtccaatctaacccaaactaactttaacctatggatccaaacagggccaaaggcAATATATGCCGTCACGAAGCCCTAAGCTGGGTGGGTCCTGTTTTTCATGTCTTTGCCAAATATTGCCCTGCACTCGGCAAAGAGCAACCATTACCAAGTTATATCTCTTTGCCAAGTTTTTTTCCCACACTCATGAAAGATACCGCTTTTCCAGGTTCCACGTCATTACCGAATTTTTTTAACCTTGCACTTGGCTTTACGTTGGTTTACCGAGTTCCTGATAAAAGAAACTCGACAGATTGTTGTGCATTAGGCAAACTTCTTGATTTCAGTAGTGGATACAAAAGAAACTTGAAAAAAAGTAAGTCCTGATTTCAGTTGTTGAAAAAGGCTCGGCCTCGTGTCCCCCACCCCCAACTCCCCCCCACTCCTCAGGGGACGACTCGAGAGCCCCAACCCTAGCCACCGGACTCCGATCCTCTTCCAGCCCCCTCACCGCCATCGCCGGGTAAAGCCCGCGTGGTGTTGGCGGCGACGGGATCCCCCTTTTGCCTTCTCCCAGAGCGAATGTTGCGGTGGTCCTTCTCTGCTCGGCTGGTGTTGTTTCCCAGTGGCCGGCGCGTCAGGCACGGTGGCACGTGTGgcctggaggcggagcgggcgacacAGCTAGCTGGTGGTGGCGCGTCGCAGTGGAACGCGCAGGGCGATGGCGGCTTGGTGATCCTCGTCGTGGCAGAGTTCCTGACTAGCCAGATCTGCGCTGGCCGAAGGTGAGGGCTGGTGGCTGACGCATGGTAGGTGTGTTGGTGCTACGGCGGGCCTGGCAGGTTCCAGCAGAGGAGTTGTGGCACACTCTAGTGGCACTGGCGCCTGCTGGAGGCGGTGGCGCGTTCCCACGGGCAGGTTGGTGACGGCACTGCATTGGCTCGGTCAAGATGGAGTCTTGTGAACATTGAGCGGCTGGTCACCCCTGTGCGGCGTGGCGAGCGGTGGTGCTCTTCTGGTGGTCCCTGCCTGGGTCTTTTCATGGGGAGGCAGTTCTGATCGTCGCAAGGCCATCCCTTGGAGTGGGTGACGACCGTTGCAGGCGGTCCTGGAGCTGGCCAAAGGTGCTGGTTTGCTGCGGCCCCTCGTGCAAACTAGGAGTTGGTGGTGTGGCCGCGGTTTCCCTGCCGGGCGGTCTGTCATTGGTCCTCGGTTTTAGAGCTATGTCGGCAAGTGTTGCGATGGCGGCGGTGTGAGGCTTCTTGGACAGTGCAACCAATTCCATGGAGGGGTGGAGATGGGCAACGCGGGGATGAAAATCTCGCTCAGCTTCTGCGGGGATGATGGTGACGGCACCCGTGGATGccattcccctccttggaggcgtcaccGAGCGTGTTCGCCATCTCCCTCGCTCTCATGGAGTTGGTGGATATCACCGGGCGCAAGCCTCGATTCGGTGTTTGGATCGTCACGATGGTGTCGTTCTCAACGTCGCTCCTCTGTTGGGAGCATTATGTTTGGATACACGATTGACTTCTCATTGCTCTCCTCCAGTGGTCGCCGTGACATCTTTTATCCTCCGTGAGTCCTTTTTTATCCTCCGCGGCGCTATGTACGCCCCTCGTCGGTGTCTCCAAGATGGTGTCTTCCGGATTGAATTGAGTCCTGCCATTCAACTGCAACTTTCTCTCAGACGCTCATGATGAATGGTGCGTCAACAAGCGAAGTTCTGCGGAAGTTGGGGTCTTAAGAGGTGCCCGACATCGGCCGTGACGCGGTGCTATGTATTAGCTTAGGATAGGCTCTTTTGCGTTgtagtccctccgttcctaaatataagccttttataGATTTTAATATAGACTATATAccgagaaaaatgagtgaatctatgctctaaaatatatttgtatacatccgtatatagttcttattgaaatctctagagagacttatatttagaaacagaggaagTAGCTTGCTTTGCAGTGGTGTTTGTCTTCCGTCTTGCTGGTATGGTGTTCATGCTACGCTTGTTATTCGCATCGAGTGATAGCTTTCTTATAATCAAATTTCTAGTTATGTTACATCTAGTCATACTCTCGAGAGAAAAAAATTGATGAGTGCCTGCCTCTAAGGTAGAATTATACGCTTAAAACAAATCCCAATCAGTTAAGTTACATTTCCTGTAAGTATAATTGTAAGCATGCAATTGAACTTGAAATAACTGAGTAGTTCGGACATCCTATGGCTGAAAAAGTTATAGTATAAACTAGCACAAATAATGAACTCTTTCAATCAATTTGTTGCCTTTGCTTTTGGAAGGTCCAATCCATGTGTGATACTCATGCGAGGGGAGGCTTCAGTTCTTGCGCGCAtttgcctccttctccggcgtcaGAAGTCGCGCACCGGCCTCGGCATTCCCCTTCCTCTCGGCCTCCTTTGCCTTGAGCGCCTGCAACTTGGCGTGGTTGTAGTAGGCGACGCCAAGGAAGGCAATGGCGTAGCCGGCGAGGTTCACTGGTGTCACGGTGTCCTGGATGACCGACCATGAGAAGGCGATGAGCAGCCAGTCCTTGACCACCCCTGCCACGTTCATGGTCAGCGCCGACGTCTTCCCCACCAGCAGGAACACCGCCAGGTTCAGCGCGAAGGCGCACAGCGAATTGGTCCCGAAAACGACCACGTCTGGCCGGACGATCCCGGCCGCGGACGCCGCCTGCAGCCTCGGCAGCTCGACGAACGTCCACGGCACGGTGAGGAAGAGCAGGCAGCAGGGGGCGATGTAGTAGAGCGAGGTGATGGGGTTGAGCTTGATGCCCCTGGAGGTGAGCAGTATCTGGATGAGCACGAGGCGCGTggcctcggcggcgacggcggcgagctggAGCGTGACGCCGAAGACGTCGAAGCGCGCCTCCCCGAAGGCCGCGACGGCGACCCCCGCGGAGATGCCGAGCATGTTGAGCATGGAGGCCCTGCGGAAGGTCTCGGTTCGGAAGGCGATGGCGAGGGAGTAGACGGCGACGGGCATGAGCGCCTTGAGCATCTGGATGAAGGAGACGGAGAGGTAGATGTAGGCGGAGTTGGAGAACCAGAGGGAGAGCGCGTAGAGCGCGCCGATGGGGACGACGGTGGCGACGTAGAGCGAGGGCGTCATGGGCGGGTCGGCGGGGAGGTCGACGAGGCGGAAGACGCggacgagcgcggcggcgagggaggcgcaGAAGGCCATGTGGATCATGGTGAGCGAGATGGGGAAGGGCCAGTCGTACATCTTGGGGTCGAGGATGTACTTGTTGTACACGATCACCGTGAAGCTGAGGCTGATCCACACGGCCACGTACGCGTAGGACAGCAGCACGGACCTCAGCACCGAGGTCGGCTGCGCCACGACCGCCGTCGAGGACTCGACGTCCATGGCGGCCGCGGGGGGCTTGGTGCTGCCATCGCCGCCGGCGACGCCCATTGGGGCGAGGGGGGTGGAAGCGCGCGGTGGTTGCTAGTGGTGGCGAATCTCCCCGGCCGCGCGGTGAGCCTCGGTATGGTGTTGACTAGAGACGCGCGGTTCGACGTTTATTTAACAACATTGGCACAGGTTTCGGTAGCTTGCCGAATCATGGAACCTTTACGTGCGGTGCGTCTCACTTGTAGAATTATCAATCTGTAGAAGGTTAAGGAGGGGTGGTGGTAGCAATTGCAATTGAAAATACCAAGGTCAGCTCTCTGAACGTACTAGGATCCAAGGAAGTACAGTAGAAATGTGGAGTCAAATGCACACTTGCACTACTAGTGTGTGCATACACTCGCAGATCTCGATAAGAAAATCGCTTTACACGCTTGATGCCCGGTGCCCCGGACGATCGCGTTGGCTCGATCAAAGCCATTCGATGAGAACGTTCTCAGTCAACGCTCGCTGGATGGACTGGAGCGTAGGCCTCTTTCCCTGGCCGAGTTTCGGCTTCTTCTTGTTGCTCCATCCTCACCATGCAGCAGTGCGTGCGAGCTGCGCCGGCATATTTGCACCGACTTTGCCTTTTTCCTTTCTTCGCTTTTTAtgattttcttatttttctttaggtgtttaattttttttatattttgctTCCTTTTAGAAGCACAAGTTTTTGTATACATGATAACTTTCGCCTCCTTTCGTTGGGAATGGGAGGTAGCGCATCCCAACACCATCCATCAAAATGGACACCCGAATGCGGTGCCAGCATCTAAGCCTATATATTAAATATCTGTTTTTTTAGAAATAGTATAAAACAACATCAAATATACGCCATGCAGCCTCACTTCGAGTCATTTGTTCGTTAGCAATTCAAGCATACATGTAAATAAAAGTGTtggatgttcaacaagtttttaaaATTGGTCGGTCCCAAATTCAACCATACTTCTCGAAACTTCAAAAGTGGcctttatttgaaaatatttctcctCGAGCTTGACCTTTTTCATCGCCCCATGTTCTCCAAAGTAGGATGCCCCTTGAGTTTCAACCAACGATGTATCAATTTGAAGGGCTTGCGCTCCATCCTGGAGTACATCGTGGCAGCGGGTCTGGGATATAGAATGATGTGAT encodes the following:
- the LOC123106843 gene encoding probable sugar phosphate/phosphate translocator At4g32390, which gives rise to MGVAGGDGSTKPPAAAMDVESSTAVVAQPTSVLRSVLLSYAYVAVWISLSFTVIVYNKYILDPKMYDWPFPISLTMIHMAFCASLAAALVRVFRLVDLPADPPMTPSLYVATVVPIGALYALSLWFSNSAYIYLSVSFIQMLKALMPVAVYSLAIAFRTETFRRASMLNMLGISAGVAVAAFGEARFDVFGVTLQLAAVAAEATRLVLIQILLTSRGIKLNPITSLYYIAPCCLLFLTVPWTFVELPRLQAASAAGIVRPDVVVFGTNSLCAFALNLAVFLLVGKTSALTMNVAGVVKDWLLIAFSWSVIQDTVTPVNLAGYAIAFLGVAYYNHAKLQALKAKEAERKGNAEAGARLLTPEKEANARKN